One window of the Nitrospirota bacterium genome contains the following:
- a CDS encoding phosphotransferase family protein produces MDLQERISRFITESSPPGQAPRVEGLRRLGTGSAGASRENWVFDLVPANGAIGERRACILRRDPPKSLLEAGVTTDRTVEFALLKTLERFPVRAPRVYWLDADGSRLERPSIIMHRMEGHASPTSTLPSYEPAELKTKLADQFIQLLCNIHAVDWRNCGLGTVFKVPENGRAAAQQQVDLWTKVYLKDRTEPLPPVDLALRWLNEHLPKKGEVTIVHGDYRSGNYLYDDAGTLHAVLDWELTHLGDPVEDVAWACLKFWANRDGWASGLLPVDEFCREYARRSGREVDPGKFRFYRVLANVKTTAIFLSGVRVFCEGTRPSAQLGILGFLIPRIVEDTLSLISN; encoded by the coding sequence ATGGATCTCCAGGAGCGGATCTCCAGGTTCATCACCGAGAGTTCCCCACCCGGACAAGCCCCCAGGGTCGAAGGTCTGCGCCGCCTTGGGACGGGATCCGCCGGCGCCTCGCGCGAGAATTGGGTATTCGACCTGGTCCCGGCCAACGGGGCGATCGGCGAGCGGCGCGCCTGCATCCTCCGCCGCGATCCGCCGAAATCGCTCCTTGAAGCGGGCGTCACCACCGACCGCACCGTCGAGTTCGCGCTCCTGAAAACACTGGAACGCTTCCCCGTGCGCGCACCCCGCGTCTACTGGCTCGATGCGGACGGCTCCCGGCTTGAACGCCCATCGATCATCATGCATCGCATGGAAGGCCACGCCTCTCCAACCAGCACGCTTCCGAGCTACGAGCCGGCGGAGTTGAAAACGAAACTGGCGGATCAGTTCATTCAACTCCTATGCAACATCCACGCGGTGGATTGGAGGAACTGCGGCCTCGGCACGGTCTTCAAAGTCCCGGAAAATGGGCGCGCGGCAGCCCAACAGCAGGTGGATCTCTGGACGAAGGTCTATTTGAAAGACCGGACGGAACCGCTCCCCCCCGTCGATCTCGCCCTCCGCTGGCTGAACGAACACCTTCCCAAAAAAGGAGAAGTCACCATCGTCCACGGAGATTATCGCTCGGGGAATTACCTCTATGACGACGCCGGCACTCTTCATGCCGTGCTGGATTGGGAGCTCACGCATCTCGGCGATCCTGTCGAAGACGTGGCCTGGGCCTGCCTGAAGTTCTGGGCGAACCGCGACGGCTGGGCATCGGGCCTCCTGCCCGTTGACGAGTTCTGCCGGGAATACGCCCGGCGTTCCGGCCGGGAAGTCGATCCTGGCAAGTTCCGATTCTATCGCGTCCTCGCGAACGTCAAGACGACCGCCATCTTTCTTTCCGGAGTCCGCGTCTTCTGCGAGGGTACGCGACCCTCCGCGCAGCTCGGCATCCTGGGATTTCTCATTCCCCGCATTGTCGAGGACACCCTAAGCCTCATTTCCAACTGA
- a CDS encoding molybdopterin-dependent oxidoreductase, which produces MRRREFLELAGTSALALSAFQAGACSGPTSTTSRLSPPASRPSYGGWQDLYRTKWSWDKIVKGTHLRTDCIAACSWDLYVRDGVVIREEQNTIYPQTNPDTPDFNPRGCNKGACYSDLTYAPSRIKYPLKRVGERGSGRWKRISWDEALTEIADKLIDTCAKHGSDTVVYDHGTTQIDMGPDTAGEIRLFALMGTTMLDSWAGVGDLPMGVVQTLGLYNMDGTSDDWFNSDYIIAWIGNPAYTRIPEYHFMAEARYKGARVVHISPDLNATAIHADRWVNVNPGTDAAFGLGLAHIIIKENLFKADVIKEQTDLPLLVRSDTGKLLRGSDLSKRGRDTEYFMWDTRKNRPASAPGVEGNPKPVHDKLSVTKAIQALGSRHFYSIRLGDLDPALEGSFAVTLKGGESVAVRPVFELLKERLAPYTPEHVQSITGIHPNTTVAMAREVAAAKSAMIFMSWGACKHYHSDLMQRAALLVLALTGNFGKPGAGMRVGAWWTLHGFELLAFDLAHMLPAMVHPALESLARAPNWIRSTARRNDDLMKVLTRQYSLHTPLIPWLNVHGGLSQVSDRKDYNDPTFKRPHADCMTESIKKDWMPVYPPPGKDPKVLVFSGVNPLRRWPSPTRIREVLWPKLDLIVSLNVRMSTSTLWSDIVLPCAGYYEKTGIKFTMSYVPYIIAGDQAVPPLHESKREWDIAALLAKKIQERARAQGVKPYRNLLGNEHDLSRIYERFTHKGKLTEGNADRAMDWILERSKPIRGTDWKELSRRGAVRIKHTGGYMLLNHVCGDYEDGKTVYPLQWNREGKEPYPTMTGRQQFYIDHDWYLEAGEHLPMHKPAPDAGGKYPLRLSGGHTRWSIHSIWRDQRHMMRLQRGEPVVYMSVEDARSRKIRDGERAKLLNDVGSFIAMVKISPAVKPGQVICYHAWEPYQFKDGRGNQEIVPSPYKALHLAGEFGHLYYRAYYAAPSHTPRMQTLDVVKIG; this is translated from the coding sequence ATGAGACGCCGGGAGTTCCTCGAACTCGCGGGAACCAGCGCCCTCGCTCTCTCAGCGTTCCAAGCCGGCGCATGCTCCGGACCCACCAGTACCACCTCGCGCCTCTCGCCTCCCGCCTCTCGTCCGTCGTACGGTGGCTGGCAAGATCTCTATCGAACGAAATGGTCGTGGGACAAAATCGTCAAAGGCACTCATCTCCGGACGGACTGTATCGCGGCATGTTCCTGGGACCTCTACGTTCGCGACGGCGTCGTCATCCGCGAGGAACAAAACACCATCTACCCCCAAACGAACCCGGATACGCCCGACTTCAATCCGAGAGGCTGCAACAAGGGCGCCTGCTATTCGGATCTCACCTATGCGCCCTCCCGGATCAAGTATCCACTCAAGAGGGTGGGCGAGCGAGGCAGCGGCCGCTGGAAACGGATCAGTTGGGACGAAGCCCTCACCGAAATTGCCGACAAGCTCATCGACACCTGCGCGAAGCACGGCTCGGACACGGTCGTCTACGATCACGGCACCACGCAGATCGACATGGGGCCGGACACCGCGGGCGAAATTCGACTCTTCGCCCTCATGGGCACCACCATGCTGGACTCCTGGGCGGGCGTGGGGGACCTGCCGATGGGCGTCGTCCAAACCCTCGGCCTCTACAACATGGACGGCACGTCGGATGATTGGTTCAACTCGGACTACATCATCGCCTGGATCGGCAATCCGGCCTACACACGCATCCCGGAATATCATTTCATGGCCGAGGCCCGATACAAGGGCGCCAGGGTGGTCCACATCTCTCCCGACCTCAACGCCACCGCCATTCACGCCGACCGCTGGGTCAACGTCAATCCCGGAACGGACGCCGCCTTCGGACTCGGACTCGCGCACATCATCATCAAAGAGAATCTTTTCAAGGCGGACGTCATCAAGGAACAGACGGACCTCCCGCTGCTCGTACGATCCGACACGGGGAAACTCCTCCGCGGCTCGGACCTCTCAAAACGGGGCCGTGACACGGAGTATTTCATGTGGGACACACGGAAAAATCGCCCCGCCTCCGCCCCAGGCGTCGAAGGCAACCCGAAACCGGTCCACGACAAGTTAAGCGTGACGAAGGCCATCCAGGCCCTCGGTTCACGTCATTTCTATTCCATCCGACTGGGTGACCTGGATCCCGCTCTCGAAGGATCCTTCGCCGTGACGCTCAAGGGCGGCGAAAGCGTCGCCGTCCGGCCGGTCTTCGAACTCCTCAAGGAACGGCTGGCCCCCTACACCCCCGAACACGTCCAGTCCATCACCGGAATCCATCCGAATACAACCGTCGCCATGGCGCGCGAAGTCGCTGCCGCAAAATCGGCCATGATCTTCATGTCCTGGGGCGCGTGCAAACACTACCACAGCGATCTCATGCAAAGGGCCGCCCTCCTCGTTCTTGCCCTCACCGGCAACTTCGGTAAACCGGGCGCGGGCATGCGGGTGGGCGCGTGGTGGACGCTCCACGGATTCGAACTTCTCGCGTTCGACCTCGCTCACATGCTTCCTGCGATGGTCCACCCGGCGCTGGAAAGTCTCGCCCGGGCGCCCAATTGGATCCGCTCGACCGCCCGCCGGAACGACGACCTCATGAAGGTCCTCACGCGCCAGTACAGCCTTCACACGCCTCTGATTCCGTGGCTCAACGTCCACGGCGGCCTCTCCCAAGTGTCCGACCGAAAGGACTACAATGATCCCACTTTCAAGCGCCCGCACGCCGACTGCATGACGGAATCCATCAAAAAGGACTGGATGCCGGTCTACCCCCCCCCCGGAAAGGATCCCAAGGTTCTCGTCTTCTCCGGCGTCAATCCACTGCGCCGATGGCCTTCGCCAACCCGGATCCGGGAAGTGCTCTGGCCCAAGCTGGATCTCATCGTCTCCCTGAACGTCCGAATGTCCACGTCCACCCTCTGGTCGGACATCGTCCTCCCCTGCGCGGGCTACTACGAGAAGACCGGCATCAAGTTCACGATGAGCTACGTTCCCTACATCATCGCCGGCGACCAGGCGGTGCCGCCGCTCCACGAATCGAAACGGGAGTGGGACATCGCGGCGCTCCTGGCCAAGAAGATTCAGGAACGGGCGAGGGCACAAGGCGTGAAACCGTACCGGAATCTTCTGGGCAACGAGCACGATCTGAGCCGGATCTACGAGCGGTTCACGCACAAAGGCAAACTGACCGAGGGAAACGCCGATCGGGCCATGGACTGGATCCTGGAACGATCCAAACCTATCCGGGGCACCGACTGGAAGGAACTGTCGCGCCGCGGCGCCGTGCGGATCAAGCACACCGGGGGCTACATGCTCCTGAACCACGTCTGCGGCGATTATGAGGACGGAAAGACCGTCTACCCGCTCCAATGGAACCGCGAAGGCAAAGAACCGTATCCGACGATGACGGGCCGTCAGCAATTCTACATCGATCACGACTGGTACCTGGAAGCGGGTGAACATCTGCCGATGCACAAGCCCGCGCCGGACGCCGGTGGGAAATACCCGCTCCGGCTCTCGGGCGGACACACCCGATGGAGCATCCACTCCATCTGGCGCGACCAGCGCCACATGATGCGGCTGCAACGAGGCGAGCCGGTGGTGTACATGAGCGTCGAGGATGCGCGCTCTCGAAAAATCCGGGACGGCGAGCGCGCCAAACTTCTGAACGACGTCGGTTCCTTCATCGCCATGGTGAAGATTTCGCCTGCCGTGAAGCCGGGCCAGGTCATTTGCTACCACGCCTGGGAGCCGTACCAGTTCAAGGATGGCCGTGGAAATCAGGAGATCGTGCCCTCCCCGTACAAGGCGCTTCACCTCGCCGGCGAGTTCGGCCATCTCTACTACCGGGCCTACTACGCGGCCCCTTCCCACACTCCGCGCATGCAGACGCTGGACGTGGTGAAAATTGGCTGA